One window from the genome of Pelobates fuscus isolate aPelFus1 chromosome 13, aPelFus1.pri, whole genome shotgun sequence encodes:
- the LOC134582713 gene encoding embryonic protein UVS.2-like, producing MKMGISIILLLCVIGPVLNVPLPPNLQIIFPNLKTLDNKDTNTQDTILGELANNPAPLSLVLLLITASLSVIGYEGIKDSKFPTIEGDILIHPRGRSAINSASSLWPKSADGTVIVPYNLSSSYNTQQVSLFNSSMQEFHTLTCIRFVPRTTEKDFLNIVATGGCSSCVGKVGGGQGVNLAASGCMSKGTIQHELEHNLGFFHEHSRSDRNDFVTIMTQYISPGEIINFQEKQTNNLGLEYDYGSVMHYPGNAFSNTSGKNTIVPKPNPSVPIGQRDGVSPLDVSKINRLYQCDVCATLLNTINGTLTSANYPSAYPQNSSCVWLIRIPSGKVMLQFNAFDVQSSPGCVSDYIKIYDGPSKTSPLLLDRSCGSGVVPLLMSTGSQMLIEFVSDGSLSATGFKATYTSVQCGAIFYASANTFTTPSFPNNYPPNMNCIWKIIAPAGYKIKLTLINFDLEDAFSNSCSYDSLSIYNGLDTSLGPSQILCGLLSSRTVYSAGNSMMLQFISDESGQYEGFKASYVFVPLS from the exons ATGAAAATGGGAATCTCCATCATTCTTCtgctctgtgtgattggaccagtcCTGAATGTACCTTTACCACCAAATTTACAG ATTATATTTCCTAATCTTAAAACGCTTG ACAataaagacacaaacacacaggacaCCATACTGGGTGAATTAGCAAACAATCCAG CTCCCCTCTCCCTTGTACTGCTGCTGATCACGGCTTCTCTATCTGTGATTGGTTATGAAGGGATCAAAG ACAGCAAGTTCCCGACGATTGAGGGAGACATTCTCATTCATCCCAGAGGTCGCAGTGCCATAAACTCTGCAAGCTCTCTTTGGCCCAAATCTGCAGATGGGACTGTTATAGTGCCATATAACCTCTCGTCCAGTTACA ACACTCAGCAAGTCAGCTTGTTTAACAGTTCCATGCAGGAGTTCCACACCTTGACCTGTATACGCTTTGTACCCCGGACAACAGAGAAAGACTTCCTCAATATTGTAGCCACAGGAGG ctgctcatCATGCGTTGGAAAAGTAGGAGGTGGCCAGGGGGTGAACCTCGCTGCCAGTGGTTGTATGTCCAAAGGAACCATCCAGCACGAACTTGAACATAATCTGGGCTTTTTCCATGAGCACTCTAGGAGTGACCGTAATGACTTTGTTACTATAATGACCCAGTATATCTCACCAG GTGAAATAATCAACTTTCAGGAAAAGCAGACTAATAACCTGGGTCTTGAATATGACTATGGTTCTGTGATGCATTATCCCGG AAACGCGTTCAGTAACACTTCAGGAAAGAACACCATTGTACCTAAACCTAACCCTTCTGTACCAATTGGACAAAGAGATGGAGTGAGTCCTCTGGACGTGTCTAAAATCAACAGACTCTATCAATGTG ATGTTTGTGCTACATTGCTCAATACTATCAATGGAACTTTGACTTCGGCCAATTATCCCTCTGCATATCCTCAAAATTCCAGCTGTGTTTGGTTAATAAGAATCCCATCTGGCAAG GTTATGCTGCAGTTTAATGCCTTTGATGTGCAGTCCTCTCCTGGCTGTGTGTCTGACTACATTAAGATTTACGATGGACCCAGTAAGACGTCCCCATTGTTGCTGGATAGATCGTGCGGCTCAGGAGTCGTCCCTCTACTGATGTCTACTGGTAGCCAGATGCTTATTGAGTTTGTCAGTGATGGTTCTCTTTCAGCGACAGGATTTAAAGCTACTTATACCTCAG TACAATGTGGAGCCATTTTCTATGCTTCAGCAAATACCTTCACCACTCCTAGCTTCCCCAACAATTATCCTCCAAATATGAACTGTATCTGGAAAATCATCGCTCCGGCAGGATACAAG ATCAAATTAACTTTAATTAATTTTGACCTGGAGGATGCGTTCTCAAATTCCTGCAGCTATGATTCTCTGTCCATTTATAATGGGCTAGATACCTCTTTGGGACCATCACAGATATTATGTGGCTTGTTATCTTCACGAACAGTTTATTCTGCTGGAAATTCAATGATGCTACAATTCATTAGTGACGAATCTGGCCAGTATGAAGGCTTCAAGGCTTCCTATGTTTTTG TGCCACTATCTTAA